The DNA window TTTGTTTTCCCAAACAGATGAAAATACGCTTTCTGACTCCTCTGCAACCAATTCAGCTAAAAAAACTGACAAAGAATTTATTTTCAAACCTTCTATTGGGTTAGGTACTGGAATGTTTTCCTTTTATGGTGATCTATATGAAAAGAATTTTCAGGCACCAATGGTGAGTAGAATCGGCTATGATTTAAATGTTTCTCAGCGATTTAACGACTACCTCCAATTTAACTTTTATGTTTTATTTGGAAAGCTAGGCGCCAATGAAAGAAGAGCTCCCAACAACAGAAACCTGAACTTTGAGTCACAAATACGTGCCGGTGGCCTTAATTTGACCTATAATTTTGATCACTTTCTCCCTAAAAATCGGGATGCAAGCCCATATATTTCTCTTGGTATTGAATCATTGGAATTTCTTTCAAAAACGGATTTATATGACCAATACGGTAATAAATATTATTACTGGTCTGATGGTTCCACACGTAACATTGATGAAAATGCGCCTAACGCCTTTATGGCCGTTGAAATCAAAAAGAGATTATACCTATGAGTCGGATATTCGTGAATTAAACCTGGATGGTTTTGGGAAATATGCAGAACGTACTTGGGCACTTCCTGTTGGTGCCGGAGTGATGTTTAAAATTAATGATTTCTGGACTTTCAAAGTAGGTGCTACCATGCACTTCACGTTAACCGATTACATCGATGGTGTGTCAAACGAAAGCACTGGTAACCGTGTAGGCAAAAAAAGTAATGATAAATTTATGATGAGCTCCTTTTCGCTTCATTACAATTTTGGTATGAAAGAGAAAAAAGAAGGGGAAATGGATGAAGACACATTTAAGGATGTTGATTTCTTCGCTTTAGATTTATCGGATTTAGATAAAGATGGTGTCAGTGACGCCAAAGATTCTTGTCAAGGCACCCCTGAGGGTGTACCCGTTGATGCAAAAGGATGCCCACTGGATGATGATAATGATAATGTTCCAAATTATAAAGATGATGAAATCGAATCGCCTAAAGATGCCTTCGTTGATATCAAAGGAGTTCAATTAAACGATTCTATTATTGATTATCAATATCGTTTTTACATGGATTCGACCGGTGCATTTGCACAAGTTGTAAGACATGATCATAATGGGAAAGAACTTTATAATAGCCTTTACCAAAAAGAATATACAGTCGAATTAGGAACATTTAAAAAAGGACTTCCACCAGAACTCATGACAAAATTCTTGAGTATTGGAGATATATCCAGTACCAACATTGATGATTCTACAACGGTGTATACAGCAGGTAAATTCAACAGTTTATTAGATGCCGAATTGCGTAAAAAACAACTTATTGCCGAAGGATTAACGGATGCAAAAGTGGTGTATAAGCAGAATGGGAAGTTTTTTAATGCTCCGGCTTACACTTCAACTAACAACAATACAGTAGCCAATACCAATTCAGGTAACACATCCTCTAATACCAATTCAACCAATACGAACAATACAACCAACAACGGTAATACAAACAATAACACTACTGCTACAAATTCAACAACCAACAATAATACAACAAACACCAATTCAGGAAATAATACGAATAATACAAACACCAATGGAAATACGAACAGTAATTCCACGAATAATACAGCGAACAATAACACCTCAAACACAAATACTACAGCAAACAATACAACATCGTCCACTTCATCTAGTGGTAGCAAAGCTGTAATCCGTGTTCAG is part of the Bacteroidota bacterium genome and encodes:
- a CDS encoding SPOR domain-containing protein; the protein is MRLTPLWPLKSKRDYTYESDIRELNLDGFGKYAERTWALPVGAGVMFKINDFWTFKVGATMHFTLTDYIDGVSNESTGNRVGKKSNDKFMMSSFSLHYNFGMKEKKEGEMDEDTFKDVDFFALDLSDLDKDGVSDAKDSCQGTPEGVPVDAKGCPLDDDNDNVPNYKDDEIESPKDAFVDIKGVQLNDSIIDYQYRFYMDSTGAFAQVVRHDHNGKELYNSLYQKEYTVELGTFKKGLPPELMTKFLSIGDISSTNIDDSTTVYTAGKFNSLLDAELRKKQLIAEGLTDAKVVYKQNGKFFNAPAYTSTNNNTVANTNSGNTSSNTNSTNTNNTTNNGNTNNNTTATNSTTNNNTTNTNSGNNTNNTNTNGNTNSNSTNNTANNNTSNTNTTANNTTSSTSSSGSKAVIRVQLGAYKNRLSKNVFKDVPDLIEIKTDDGLYKYMSGSFSTVEDAAKHKVNLLMKGYQGAFITAYKDGKRVSLKDAGATPQKQEDLEEAGSDNTEVNTVNKKLVTFKVQVGVFKAEPPADKLAKYEKVKGVSKETTPTGLNRYTVGPFTDYASAQAAKDNLIKNIGIEDAFILAFFNGEYITIQEALELLKN